A genomic region of Cannabis sativa cultivar Pink pepper isolate KNU-18-1 chromosome 1, ASM2916894v1, whole genome shotgun sequence contains the following coding sequences:
- the LOC115706871 gene encoding pheromone-processing carboxypeptidase KEX1-like, producing MFLICNGILVFLAKTSVSSGDYISSCLDQTTINSAKTATAAAATAVVVEEHQVLESNSADHDVVFEEEATDQDEQAQQQEADLEQVKKCADQDDNNDGGDDLSLIMNSTSTTLFDDENENDNGDDGGSDYILSKQEASKYDEELISTDELNKKIEEFIRKMKEEIRVEAQQQQQQQLIAV from the coding sequence ATGTTCCTTATTTGTAACGGAATCCTTGTTTTTCTCGCCAAAACCTCTGTTTCATCAGGCGATTACATCTCCTCTTGTTTAGACCAAACCACAATTAATTCAGCAAAAACAGCAacagcagcagcagcaacaGCCGTTGTCGTTGAAGAACATCAAGTACTGGAGTCTAATTCAGCTGATCATGATGTCGTTTTTGAGGAAGAAGCGACAGATCAAGATGAACAAGCTCAACAACAAGAAGCTGATCTTGAACAAGTGAAAAAATGTGCTGATCAGGATGATAATAATGATGGTGGTGATGATCTGAGTCTTATCATGAATAGTACTTCTACTACATTATTTGATGATGAGAATGAAAACGACAATGGTGATGATGGTGGCAGCGACTACATTTTGAGTAAGCAAGAAGCGAGTAAATACGATGAAGAGTTGATAAGTACTGATGAACTCAACAAAAAGATTGAAGAGTTCATTAGGAAAATGAAGGAGGAAATCAGGGTCGAAGCTcagcaacaacaacagcaacaactaATAGCCGTTTAA
- the LOC115707288 gene encoding uncharacterized protein LOC115707288: MAALRWVVHSACHVLGYTTKDTNSCTPSNQMASAVGYPNHQANIVNGDHHDQVKSLQVNSITKEGLSSNYPSGFQMPLHYPRYSKADYEKMDEWRLDTLLMEYGLNFKGTLYEKREYAKGAFLWPDQY, translated from the coding sequence atggCAGCCTTGAGGTGGGTTGTTCACTCGGCGTGCCACGTTTTGGGGTACACTACTAAGGACACAAACAGCTGTACTCCGTCTAATCAGATGGCCTCTGCAGTGGGGTACCCTAATCACCAAGCCAATATTGTTAATGGGGATCATCATGATCAGGTGAAGAGCTTACAAGTGAATTCTATTACTAAGGAGGGGCTGTCGTCTAATTACCCTTCTGGTTTCCAAATGCCTCTTCATTACCCTCGTTATTCCAAGGCAGACTATGAGAAAATGGACGAGTGGAGATTGGACACTCTTCTCATGGAATATGGTCTTAATTTTAAGGGCACTCTTTATGAGAAAAGGGAATATGCAAAAGGAGCATTTTTGTGGCCTGATCAGTACTAG